The Acipenser ruthenus chromosome 15, fAciRut3.2 maternal haplotype, whole genome shotgun sequence genomic sequence ctctcttccaGCCTGCTTGGCGACGCTATCCCTAGACGGCTCGGGGCCCCTTTCCTCTCTAGCAGCCGGAGACGCCTCCAGCCTGCTCTGTGCCAGTTTCAACACCGGGATCCACCTGCTcagggtaacaagctcaggggggCTGCAGCTGAGGGAGGTGGCTGGATTCTGAGGGGAGGGGGGCACGGCTACAGCAAAACCTCAAGGACTCTCACACAGCCATAGGGACTGCAGATCATTGCATGTGTGAGCGAGGCATAGCTTTATCTACCAGCATTCAGGACGGAGATGCAGCCAAGTGCTCCAGCTCTAGAGGGCCACTTCAGAACAACACCTACCTCAGGGTTAAAAGGACTGTGACCATGAACTTAGCAATAACAGAGATTCCCTTGTGTTTTAATAAGAACAAGGTCctgtgtaggtttttttttttttttttggggggggggggatgtaaacatgttttaataaattatatataaaaataaaataataataattgagccaTTAATTCAAGTTATGTTGTGCATTCGCcaaaacatctttttttaaatatatattatactattgAACTCTAGCTGTAATTGTAATACAGCACAACTTCAGAAAATAGATGccaaaaataatctttgttttaaaatgcaaaaggGCTGCTATTCAGGGGGTGCTGTTTCCTGTCCATTATACAAATATATTGGTAGCTTATCTGACTTCATCTATTAAATGTGAAACTAACAAAGgggaatccaaaaaaaaaaatctggtttgcCACGAAGGAAGCTGTAACAGCAACTCTTAACTGAAGGGCGATCCATTTTTGTGAAACGAAAACACATCAGTAAGAAATGAAGCGTCCCAGCTGTTTTCCCAGTAGTTTTGTACCATTGCCAGTTTTATTTCCCTGATGGTGCAAACCGAGTGCTGAACTAGCAGTCTGTGTTCAGTAAGGATCTTGGGATTAGCTGTTTAGAAAACTACGACCCCTGAACGAAGTAGGTGAGCGCGGTGCGTAAAGGCTGATTGTGAAAATACACGATGAGAAAAGAAGGACACTGAAAAGGAAGGAAGGAATATACAGCTGGTAATATACAAAAGGAGATGAGGcgatgtgtatatataaatatatatacataaaggCCGTTGGATTGCTCTGTGGAAACAACGGCTCTTTATCATTTTGTTATAGTATTGCATGGAAATCATACCTAAAGATAgggcacagtgttttttttaatacgcaGAAACACAAATATGCCCACgaaacacacagacacgctgGGTATTAAACTTTGCCATAAAAaactacatattttatttcaataacttGACAAAAGTCTTGAAAAGACCACTGaatcattcaaaacagaaaaataaccGTCCTTTAACAAGCTTGGTCACTGAGAACCACTGTTACAAGTCTAGCGAGTTCACTCAAGTTGTTTCCTAATCTCTTGTAATAGTTTATTGTATACATGTTGGCCATAGCAAGCAAGGGCATGTCTGCTGGCACTCTGCTAGAGTACAGAGTCCACACGCTGAGCCGGGAACAACAGCCTGTCACAGTGTGTCTCCTAACAAGCTAAAACACAGCCCAAGCCAGTCCTTACACAGTGCCAGAGCCTTGTTTATCTTCATCCTCCATTTGTGATTGTGACTCATAATAAACAGAGGCTTTTTTTGTGGTTCTTATTCATAATTCATCCGTAACTATTAGACAGTCACTAGCGCTAAATgtagacaaagaaacaaaaattaaatagttCAGATTTCACTAAAATCATCGAGTGCATTAAGTATTAGTATTTCTAACTGGTCGTTACAAACGTATGTCTTACTCTAACAAAGGGCTTTTCCCctggattttttaaataatatttcttaTATTTCTACTTTCGGATAATGTtcttgtattgtataatatacaaaaaaaaccccattaaAAGCCTGGTTTTAGCCCAACACTGGCACTGTCATCTGAGAGCCGTGCACAACTGAAACCCCCCCAAATctgacccccccccaccccccccttatCATTTAAAACTCAAGCCAAGGACGTGACACCcgtacccccctcccctccccccccccccccccacctcccttaCCCTCGTCCCTTTCAGCCCGGCCTGCCTGAGTTCTAATTCCAGTGCCAGTTTGTGTAAACGGGGAAGAAGATGGCTGAGAACAGCATGATGGTGGAGATCAGGAGCACCATGCCCAGACACCAGACGTTGCGACAGGCTTGTCTGAAGAGCAGCCTGCGCTGAGCTCTCACTGGGATGAGGTCAGCCTGCCTGGGGGGGCTCGGCTGGACCGGGGGGGCTTGGATCAGCTGGAGCCGGACTACCGCGTCCTGCCCGAGTTCCTCCTGCCCTTCGCTGTAGGGGGGCTGCAGCTTCCAGTAGCAGAGCTGGGACCCTTGGAGCCAGACCCTATGCAGGGGCCCGCGCTGGGAGGGGGGCAGCTGGGACACTACCTCCATGTTGGGCGGCATGCTGGGAGCCCCGCCAGGCGGGACAGGGACAGGGGCCCTGCAGAGGGGGCAGTGGAAGATCTGTAAGGGCTTGAGGAAGAGGCACATCTGAGACAGGCACTCCAGGCAGAAGGTGTGGGAGCAGACAGGCAGCTTGAGGGGAGTCTTGAAGGCGTTGTCATAGGGGGCGAAGCAGATGGGACACTCGAGGTTAGGGGGCTGGAGTTCGGCCATCTCAAATagagagccccccccccctctctgggTTGCGAGGAGGAGAAGGTGAAAGGATGCCGGTTATTCCTCTCTGTCCACTAGATTGACGCTGATTGACTCCCAGTGCCAATGTCAAAGCTGCAGTGAAAAGTGCTGGCTGTGAAATGGCTCCACTCCAAATTATACAAGAGGCACATGCAGATGGGATGAAAAGCTCTATATAACTTCAAGTTCCATCATTTCATCTCGTCTCACAGCGCACCCGTAATCCCAGTTCAGCAACCAGTCTGTGTGTATCTCAATGCACTCGAACACACAGTATTAGAATCACTTCCCTGTGTGGTAAATCTGCACAGCCtttatgtatttacagtatactcatcttgtaaccaggagttacAACAGCCATTGTTCTGCCGTGAGTGATCGACAGTTTGAAACTGGATCTGGTAAACAGGAGTAACGAGGGGTAAAGTCTCCCAGGCAGCTGTTATAAACAGGACGGCTCACCGCTTTCCTCTGACACAGTCACTCACCAGCCAGTTCTGTTTGGCTTTTCTGTTGCATGCTGTCCAGTCGGCTTGGCTTTATCACCGCGTGTATTTTTCTCTGTTCATAATTAGTTGCTGCTTGAATCAGACTTGCGCTAGATTTCCACAGTCAGGCTTGTATTACATGCATGTCGTTTCCTTGCTCTGTCAATGGATTTAGACCTAACAAGCCAGGTTGTGTGTTGATCAATCCTGCTCTGGGGGTTTTCAAGGTATCCTCTGAGTTTCCAGTTGGGATTTCAGCAGCTGTTCATCTCTGGTACTGGGaaatctgacccccccccccccccagtttctcCCAGTAAGTGACTGAGCCCAGGACAGCTGAGAGTGCAGCCCAAAGATGGCGTTCAAAAATCAATGAGGCAGCCTCCGACATCCACTTCATGGAAGTCTTGCTGTAGTTATTCaatcctttttttgttgttctgtTGTGCTGAACACAGGAGGCAGGGTAACTTCGTTACTTCTAAAGCAGAGTAAAGCAGACCAGCGAATGAAAACGAGACGCCCCCAGATCGGAGCAGGCCTCTCTACCGGTCTCGTTTTCTGAGGTTCAGGGTCACTGCTGGAGAATCTGTCCTGGTTCCCTCATGTGCCGGGAGTCCTCTCACCCTGTCCACTCAGAGCTGGAGTTAAATCTTTTAAACTGGCTCATTGTTTCTCTTCATACTTCAGCTGTTTGAGAGCTGTTTGCTTGGAAACCATTATGCAACACAGAGTCTCGCCTTTCAACCAGCCCTCCTCCAACGCACTGTTTCTCTCTTTCTTTACTCTTTCCTCTCATTTTCACTCGACCTGGCGTGTTCAGTGTGCAGTATCTCATTCCTACATAGCAACCACACACCCTCAACTCCAGTGTCCCCACCCTGTGTATTGGGAACAGAACACAGATAAAATCAATAGCTGTTAATTATGCCAAATAAGTCATCTGTGACCTTTTGTAAACAGCACTACAACGTTCACTTTCAATCTGCACTTCACAGACACACAGTAAACATTGTGCGGTTAGCATTATGCCCAAGAAGTGATACCTACGAAATCTCAATTAGGCTCCCATTGTAATCCTAGATCAAAAAGCCATCAGCAGACTACAGcagtaccagcaatggcaacacaatgggtCTAGAGCAAGTATTGCACAGCGAGCCCTGTCTGGGGCTAACATGCTAGGATTTACTGCAGTGTGCATGGGCTattgatgcaattgtaatccCAGCCGAATGACTTTCTTTTCAGAATGCTCCACGAGTGTTCACGGTTATTTCACTCATGGTTGGAAACAAATCCACTGCCGGCCCTGCTTATGGAATAACGTTCATGGTGCAGCCccaaattattttaatataccCCCAATCGAATCTTGCACGGTACATCGTGGTCAATGCATGCTTCCTTGACTATATCTGTCATGTGTTTTGTTCCACAGTGCCGGACCATGACTGCTGCATTGTCTTCTATATAAACATGATTTGAATGCATTTACACACAGTTCTGCAGAATGCACAGAAAAACATCCTTGTCAGCCACGATGGTCATGATGACAATACAGTTTCCTAAAACCCACAGCCCTGTCTGCTGAGTCCTCCATTTGACCCTCTTTACAGATGAATGCAACTCTCTAAAAACACCAAAGAAATGCAAACATGAAGTAAAACCGAATGGCCTAGTGGGGAGGATTTTTGCAGCCCTGCACAGCAGATATTAAAAGATATTCAGATCCTGGGTTCTGTTTCAATCTACCTTTCAATGAGAAGGTTAAACACTGGGTAGTCAGATAGCAGACCACAGTGACTCTAGCTGTGAGATATTAGACAttgtacattgtaaataaatgaccCTGTCATTATATGAATACCTATTAGATGCTGAAGGGGATGGTATCTCAGAGCACACTGTGTTAGTTTATAATACACCAGCTCACGTCATTGACACTCATTTGCCTATGCTGTTTATGTTTCCTTAAATGATGGCAGTATTCAAATGGAAGAGAACAGTTGGCTCTGTTTTGCCGTGGTGGggcgagaggggagagaaggggaagGAAGGTCCTGCTTGTTGTTTATCTCAGAGCTCACCGCTGTCTCTGGCAGTAACGAAGCTCACCTGCCTGCTGGCACCAGGACGTCTACCTGTGCGGATCAGAGAGTGGAGGAGACAGATCTCCATGAGGGGGTGAGTACACTGCAGCTGGCAATGCACAACGATTACTGAAGAGTATTCAAAAAGGGAACAAGAACAATAAGGATACTACTAAGATtaatactgctactactactactactactactactactaataataataataataatctcagctGTTTTCAGGCTAGCAGACCAAACTAACACAGCCccttatttgttttatgtttttgttccCACAAAAACTCCACCTACGGCAGCACCACCTATAAAGAAGCTTACCACTGTCCACGATAAACCAGTTACCTAATAAAACTATACATATCTCTGAAATGGGTTTCAAATACATATCTCTGTCCTCTTTGATACTTCATATATGAATGCATAGCAAAAGTAAACTATGGTCTATATTGTAGACTCTACAACGTGACGATGTATCTGACGCTCTGCGGTGCTTTTGCCATGGTGTGCCACAGTAAAGTTTTTTAGGGGGAGAAGCATTGATGCTGCCCCCAGTCCAGATAGGGTATTGCAAGAGGAAAGTTCACATTCGAAATGCAGCCGAAAGTCAAGTTACTCTGGTCTGGAGTCTAACACAGACTTTGTATTGTTCAATAACTGAAACATGCAAATGTTTGACAGAGCAGTACAACACTGCAGAGAGACGCGTTTCCTCTTTTCTCTGAGCCCTGCGCTCtgacatttaacatttaaagCAGTTTCTCGCGAATGATCTTTAATCGTTGTACAGCCGTGTCTTCTCTTCATGCTTGCtgttataatgaacaaaacagaaaTCAGTTATTAATTCGGCTTTTAAAAAGTAACTAGCTTAAAAgagttattaaataaatatactgtgtatatagatagatagatagatagatagacagatagatatatatatatatatatatatatatatatatatatatatatatatatatatatatatatatatatatgaaggctGTTTCCCCTTCCCTTTacctttttacagtgtttttaaagtGTAGCCTGACCGGTTCTGAGTTATAGTCCCCTAGCTGGAACTGCAGCTAAATGCATTGTGATCAATGGATTGCTAAGTGACTGCCCAATGAATGGAGTCAGCTGACAATATAACACAAAAAGATACCCACTATTGATCCTattgcagggatggcaataagactccccttgcatagcagtctgatgcCTGCCTGATTTATCGATGAGTTTAATAAtacacacccgagcttgttacctatacacactgggaattatatatatatatattatatacgcacacacacacatcatgtaTATATTACAGCACAGGGACCGGTACCTGAAGACTCCCTGCCCCAATGCTTTGAGATGGCGTCGGTCAGTATTTCAGCAGTATAAGATTGACATGTCTAGATCACCACAGAGCTCAGGGAATGCAAAGCAAGTTGAGCTTGTTTTGCATGCTTTCCACCCAAGCCCAGCAACTCTCCTGTGTGTTTAGCTTCGTGCTTTGTGGCTCCTGATCACACAGTCACATCGAGATGCGGCTGACTGTCCACATTAATCCAATCAAAGTGCACACAGCTGCAGATCCAGCTTTgagattgtgtgttttttttctcccactacagtaaaagcacagcaaagagcAGCTGAAAAATATTTATCCAAATCAGCTCGAAAACAGAAGGACTGGCCTTGTTGTTACAACATATTTTTTCTGACATGAATTTCAAATGCATACTtctacagcgatggccaaaggTTATGCATCACCCTGTGGAATTAATTCACGTtgttgaaacctgctgaataatgttacgctaataAATTGACTTACACACCGCTTCGTAGCTGTCCATgtttgaaatccaacatgaaatattatgcttttgtcatggtttccggtagacttttgcaatatcatgttgtagtttccttaattacatgatgttaagtaaaagatctaaattatgttcatatcgtttcCCTGTTgtctctgcagtgcagtgtgacGGCTCTGACTGCTCTCACTATGGAGTGCGATCCTCCCCAACACCCAGAGGGGGAGGAAGGTCCAGACCTGGAGTGTGCCATCTGCTTCAGCCAGTTCAACAACGTCTTCCGGGCTCCCAAGATGCTGCGCTGCAAGCACACCTTCTGCCTGGAGTGCCTGGCGCGCATGAACATCAAGTCCTCGGCCCCGGACACCATCCTGTGCCCGCTGTGCCGGGACCTCACCACCCTGCCTGTCCTGGGTCTCCCCAAACTGGACAACAACCCGGCCATCCTGTCCTACCTCCCCGAGGCCATGCAGCGTGTCTACAGCATCCGCTTCAACCGCAGCAAGGGCCGCCTGCTGGTGAAGCAGCCCCCTGACTCCTCGTCGCTACCCCCTCTCTGCACGGTCAGCCACAGCCTGGACGTGGGGCTGCCAGCCAGCCAGGACACGCAGGGTTCCTCCCAGACCAGCGGCTGCCTGTGGCTCTCCAGCCGACCGTGCTGCCGCACTTTCCTCATAATATCTGTGGTGGTGGCCTTGGTCCTGCTCACCTGCTGCATCATTCTGGTCACGCCATATGCTACCAAGCAAAGCCCATAGGCAACTCCATGGGGAGATGGGCTTCCCATTGCAGTCCCGTGAGGAAAGCTGTTAGCAGACGTTAGTCTGTCTGGTACTGAAATGCATACTGTTGCCAGGACTgtctatccaaaaaaaaaaaaaaaaactgatattttGTTGCTGCACCCGAATACTGTGATCCCTGAAGCTACCCCTGAGCCAGTCTGTTGAGCGATCTCTGCACTTGATGTGACACTACCAAGTAAACCAGACTGTCCACACATCTGTCTCCTGATGAAGTAGAAATCGACCAATCAGGACCGGGACACGTGCAATCAGAAGCCTGCCTCTCCCCAGAAGCCAGTAGGGCAACACCTTGCAAATACAGCTGTGAATAGATCTGAGGTGCAATCGAAGACTCTTCTTTgcgtccctcctcctcctcctcttcctcctcctcctcctcctcctccttgctGTAAAGCAGGCGGGTGAGGATGGGGGAGGGAGGCTGTGCAAAGGGGACACACCGTAAGGCTGTTGAGACCTACTAGATTTAAGGCATCCTACTGGATTTATTTGCCAAAATAGCTATTGCTGTATTCTAGAACGTGTTTGAATTGTACTTGATTAATGCTCTaatgcactgtgttttatttattttttaggtgaggatattttgttgtttttctgtagaaacagcactgttttattttattttttttaactacattcATTAGTTTAGCTGTCTGTGCACTTTTTGACAAAGGttgtttaacccattaagtgccattgtcctcatttgaagacaggctccttttttgagcatttttaactgtcatgtatctacctgttattttaatgttctctttatattgttatattaataataattttgtctaaatgtaatgtatggaATTGCATAACTAcagattgtgttctgattttttcaaagaaaaatgtatgtgGTACGGACGTAAACTCCATGCATGCTCCTTTTACTGCTTTCAGCAGTTGGGGGTTATAAATAGCCTATTAAAGGGCCCAGAAAGCTATCGGATTTAAAGTGGAGACTGACCTGTTTCTGCAACAATTGGTCAACAATTTCATTAAATGAAATAAGACTGAATATATGAACAGAACTTGTTCATTTAAATGGATTTACataggggagggggagacagtaTTCTTGtaaaaattacaaataatacCATATCTTTTGCTGTGTAATCCAACTTTTGATAATGCCATATATAATCACTTTTACAGGGCAGGTACGTTAttcaaccagcagatggcagtgtaAGCTTTAATAATGTACGGTACATTGAAACATTCCAGACATTCCGGCAGTTAACTGCAGTACACCAAATGACTGCTAGGGGGCACTGATATGCAAAGCACATATCCACATTCCAGGGTCCAGTGAAAATTACTTGTTTAtaaaaatagtgagttttcatcttatcaattacttttctccTTCATTAAGTTTTGCTAGTGACTGAATaaggatcctgattctccttagATAtaaagctgtttgctgtttttgaattatattattatttatttcttagcagacgcccttctccagggcaacttacaagatatcacattatttttacatacaattaccccatttatacagttgggtttttactggcgcaatctaggtaaagtaccttgctcaagggtacagcagcagtgtcccccacctgggattgaacccacgaccctccggtcaagagtctaaagccctaaccactactccacactgccaccCAAGAacctcttttgagcaaaaacgtaaatattatttatacatttttgctcaaaagagccaacttcccaatgttgcggtatgtttaatatacctttgtcaagggaaagtgtgtttgaaaatgctaagtttttgatgccatggcaactacactcatgtatttctatttaaatctatgactgtgcttgtgatgtcattgacTACATGGATAATGATGTAACGATctgctattcctttctatttaaaccatcAGGCACCCTGgtatgttactttaggtaaaggAGTCAAGACCAGCGTTAAACAGGGTCTGTAAACCCAGCTGAAAATACATAAAGCCACTGCATAGCTCTGGTAAGGAATAGCATTACTCCCAGGTGACTGCACTGGTGACTGTGTGGGTGCGCAGCAGGGCTGTGGATGAGGTAAGGGGGTTGTCATCAATCAGTATTTTGCTGTTTAGCAACACTgtacaaagaaacaaaactacaaaaaaaaaaagtaaagcttcatattttattaattcattattttcgtgactaattgattaatcacacctttGATCGGTTAAAAAAGAATCGACTgattaatcttgtctacctgaACTGGCTGACTTCCAGTTACACGTAAGCAGATATTCTCAAACTGGCAAAGCACACGcctgtatattaaacattagctggcattagGAAAATTTTGCAGTAAACCGCATtgtgttaatactttgtattggatgattaatcgatcaatagaaCATGTCACGATTAAAACCCTTAATATGTATCTAAAATCACCACccagatatatttaaatagagGTCAGTGGCATCACTGTGATGTTACTTCTACTTATAAATGTACACACAATAGAACACGCATGGTGTGAGGCACAGGGCTTCCTGAAGATAAGCAGGTCTGTCTTTGCTTGAACTGGCTGCCTACCGGTTTATTCCTGCCTGCTACATACAGACGCTGGTGGGATGACAGGCAGTGATCTCAGACTGCAGATTAAGGACTGTGCTTGTCAGTGTCAGTTAGGGGCTGTTTACAGTCTTTAAACTGCTCTTGTGTTTATTAAGTGTCCTGGGCCAGGTTTGGAGGAGAATTCGGAGGTGAAAGTAGAAAAGTACAGATAGCTGTAGAACCCACGTATGTGAGGGATCGAACTGATACCACATGCATCCCCAAACTTGTACATACCATTGTATTTAAAGCTGCATTCGGATTCCTCAGGGCACTCTGTCATCTCATGTAGTCTGGTACAGGTAATaacagcactgacacactgtgCAGTATCACCCGAAACCTGCTGCTGGAGGTGAGATACCAGAGTGGAGAAGCTGATTTTCCCACCGTGGTTTGGAGCTCATGACCCTCGCCCTTGTGTGACCAGGTGAGCTGACTGACTGGTCTTCAAACTCAACTGAAGCTTCCTTCTTATAGCTTGGATTGGAAGGAGCTCTCTGGTGTATCTGAAGATTAAACAACGCAGCTGAAACTCAGCCGCAGCGCCGAAGTCAAGGAGCAGGAAAGAGGCTCCTGTGAAAACATCTGTGTTAAAATAACATGAGGGCATAAACAGCGCAGGCTGGGCCAGGTGTTCTCTGCAGGATACGGCTGCTGAAACAGTGTTATCTTTTGTCCTGGTTCACGTCGCAGTTCAGTTTGTCTGTGGTGTGTTAAGGATGTGACGCAGCCACACAGTAA encodes the following:
- the LOC117396848 gene encoding E3 ubiquitin-protein ligase RNF183, with amino-acid sequence MEENSWLCFAVVGREGREGEGRSCLLFISELTAVSGSNEAHLPAGTRTSTCADQRVEETDLHEGCSVTALTALTMECDPPQHPEGEEGPDLECAICFSQFNNVFRAPKMLRCKHTFCLECLARMNIKSSAPDTILCPLCRDLTTLPVLGLPKLDNNPAILSYLPEAMQRVYSIRFNRSKGRLLVKQPPDSSSLPPLCTVSHSLDVGLPASQDTQGSSQTSGCLWLSSRPCCRTFLIISVVVALVLLTCCIILVTPYATKQSP